The Mesorhizobium sp. M1D.F.Ca.ET.043.01.1.1 genome contains a region encoding:
- a CDS encoding PilZ domain-containing protein — protein sequence MRSAAADYAPSRVERRNFQRVRVKIYGRFMLEDRTEHSCQVIDMSPGNVALRTERIGMPGEKVIAYIDHIGRIEGIVTRTSQDGFAMTVIASDRKKDKLAAQLTWLANKHELDLPEDRRHERVAPRNPMSVLQLTDGRQYQCRIIDLSLSGAAIEIDVKPAIGVQVMLGTMRGQVVRHFEDGVAIEFAVIQRPETLDSEFNAPRS from the coding sequence ATGAGGTCAGCGGCGGCAGACTACGCGCCGTCCCGCGTGGAGCGGCGCAATTTTCAGCGTGTCCGGGTGAAAATCTACGGACGCTTTATGCTGGAGGACCGCACAGAGCATTCGTGCCAGGTGATCGACATGTCGCCCGGCAACGTCGCCTTGCGCACCGAACGCATCGGCATGCCGGGCGAGAAGGTCATTGCCTATATCGACCATATCGGTCGCATCGAAGGCATCGTGACGCGGACCTCGCAGGACGGTTTTGCTATGACCGTCATCGCTTCGGACCGCAAGAAGGACAAGCTCGCCGCGCAGCTCACCTGGCTCGCCAACAAGCATGAGTTGGATCTGCCGGAAGACCGGCGCCATGAGCGCGTCGCGCCGCGCAATCCGATGAGCGTGCTGCAGCTCACCGACGGGCGCCAGTACCAATGCCGCATCATCGACCTGTCGCTCTCAGGCGCAGCGATCGAGATCGACGTCAAGCCGGCAATCGGCGTGCAGGTGATGCTTGGAACAATGCGCGGCCAGGTAGTGCGTCACTTCGAGGACGGCGTCGCCATCGAATTCGCCGTCATCCAGCGGCCGGAGACACTGGACTCGGAATTCAACGCGCCGAG
- a CDS encoding rhomboid family intramembrane serine protease encodes MSEPVSPSEPQPQPGEEAPGPRREPVFNLPPVVLAVIGICAVVFLLQQYVLNDDQQMTLLYDGAFIPVLYTGQYGFDWFLFTRPFTYAFMHGSVAHIAINMVWLAAFGSPLANRLGATRFGVFYAATGLASVALFWAMHPYGEMPLVGASGAISGMMGAAARYGFRIDRSSGSAAFAGEPLPIAIVLRLRGVMTFLGVWMVINLATGLLGLAPGIDGQIAWEAHIGGFVAGFFGLRFFDRPQRSE; translated from the coding sequence ATGAGCGAACCGGTTAGCCCGAGTGAACCCCAACCGCAGCCAGGCGAAGAGGCGCCGGGGCCGCGCCGCGAGCCGGTATTCAACCTGCCGCCGGTGGTGCTGGCGGTGATCGGGATCTGCGCGGTCGTCTTCCTGCTGCAGCAATATGTGCTGAACGACGACCAGCAAATGACGCTGCTCTATGACGGCGCCTTCATTCCGGTGCTCTATACCGGCCAGTATGGCTTCGACTGGTTCCTGTTCACGCGCCCCTTCACCTATGCCTTCATGCATGGGAGTGTCGCCCATATTGCCATCAACATGGTCTGGCTTGCCGCTTTCGGCTCACCGCTTGCCAATCGTCTTGGCGCGACCCGATTCGGGGTGTTCTATGCCGCGACCGGGCTGGCATCGGTCGCGCTATTCTGGGCAATGCACCCCTATGGCGAGATGCCGCTGGTCGGCGCTTCGGGCGCGATCTCGGGCATGATGGGGGCTGCGGCGCGTTACGGTTTCCGCATCGACCGCTCATCCGGCAGCGCGGCCTTCGCCGGCGAGCCGCTGCCGATCGCAATTGTGCTGCGCCTGCGCGGCGTAATGACGTTCCTCGGCGTCTGGATGGTGATCAACCTCGCCACGGGCCTGCTCGGCCTTGCGCCGGGCATCGACGGACAGATCGCCTGGGAAGCCCATATCGGCGGCTTCGTCGCCGGCTTCTTCGGCCTGCGTTTTTTCGATCGCCCACAGCGGTCCGAGTAA
- a CDS encoding PAS domain-containing protein yields MNQIGSITLFQYWNQLRDGRPAPKRSEVEPADIKSLLADTFILERDTRGEAVFRLAGTRLCAYYGRELKGFSFPSLWREKDQRLMSRLIHGVFDQKSVLLLTYEGFSRSGRSNKFELLALPLDGGVENPRCLGIVSAVDKPFWLGADALADALIDAIRVIDPEKEPMFLKNRPAIDVPSLVPTEFDAPDTISALGRARRIRHLVVFDGGRNE; encoded by the coding sequence ATGAATCAGATCGGATCAATCACGCTGTTCCAATATTGGAACCAGCTGCGTGATGGCCGCCCTGCCCCGAAGCGCTCGGAAGTCGAGCCGGCGGACATCAAATCTCTCTTGGCGGACACGTTCATCCTGGAGCGCGACACACGCGGAGAAGCCGTTTTCCGCCTGGCGGGCACCAGGCTCTGCGCCTATTACGGCCGCGAGCTCAAGGGGTTCTCCTTCCCCTCGCTCTGGCGCGAGAAGGACCAGCGGCTGATGTCGCGGCTCATCCACGGCGTCTTCGACCAGAAATCGGTGTTGCTTCTGACCTATGAAGGCTTCAGCCGTAGCGGCCGTTCCAACAAGTTCGAGCTGCTCGCGCTGCCGCTCGATGGCGGCGTCGAGAACCCTCGCTGCCTCGGCATCGTCAGTGCAGTGGATAAACCGTTCTGGCTCGGTGCCGACGCGCTCGCCGATGCGCTGATCGACGCGATCCGGGTCATCGATCCCGAGAAGGAACCAATGTTCTTGAAAAACCGGCCCGCGATCGATGTTCCGTCGCTCGTGCCGACGGAGTTCGACGCGCCTGATACCATCTCGGCGCTCGGCCGCGCGCGGCGTATCCGGCATCTCGTCGTCTTCGACGGCGGGCGCAACGAGTAG